The Hydra vulgaris chromosome 05, alternate assembly HydraT2T_AEP genome includes the window AAGTAAATAAACGTGGTAgataacatataaaatatatatatatacattaaacaATTAATCAATATGACAGTTACTCTCgtggaaataaaaaagatgatcAAGAATATGTTGGAcgaatttgagaaaaaaacgGAAGCGATGCTTAAAAGACAAGAAGTAAATTTCGTAAATATAATTAacgcaaatttaaaaataacaaacgaAAGTTTAGATAAAGTTGAAAAGCTATATAATGACAATACaagtattttgaaattattatcaaaagatGTTGAAGAGTTGAAAATAAGCTTAAACTTCCATGaagaaacttttgaaaaaaaaataaagaccgCCATTACAGTCgtggataaaaaaaaagaaacaaacgaCAAAATAAAAGGTAAGAGTGAAtttgtatatgtaaaaaataatttaagagaAATAGAGGACCGAGCAAGAAGAAATAATCTAAGGATTGACGGAATAGAGGAAGCTGAAAACAAAACCTGGGAAGTGAGTGAGGCAAAGGTTCTAAATTTGTTTGAAGAGCAACTTGGCttggtaaatataaaaattgagcGAGCGCATCGCACTGGTAACACGGTCACTAAAAACCCGAGGACTATAGTTCTCAAATTATTGGACTTCAAGGATAAAATCGCAATCCTCAAAAAATCTTCaagtttaaaaggaaaaaatttatatattaacgaGGACTTCTGCGCGGAAACAAACCTTATTCGAAAAGATTTGCGTGAAAAAATGAAAGTGGAAAGAGAGTCGGGGAAATTTGCATACATATCGTACGATAAATTAATCGTACGTGATTGGAAAGAAAAGGAAAGTATTTTATGTCCTTAATATACTATTTTCTTATGAGTAtttatttaccatttttttgcttatttaaattttttacttttttcttttttttatcaaaaatggcgAATAATGTGTTTGACcaattagattttgaaaaattaaattatgatcCTTTTGAAGATAATCTTTTGAACAATCTTTCTGATGacaacttaaatatttttttagaaactcaAATGAGTTTAATTAAAACACCATATTTTGATCCTtatgaatttaaaatcaaaaaagatttaaactcatTTTCTATGTTACACTTAAACATAAGAAGCATGcggcaaaattttaaaaaatttaaagaatttttatttattataaattactcGTTCGACGTCATATCTCTGTCAGAGACTTGGCATGATTCAGAAAGTCCTCTAGAGTTGAATTCGAATTATAGTTTGGCAAATTACAAACTAATTAGCCAACCACGAGGAAGCAATAAAAAAGATGGAGGACTGGGTGTTTACGTACTTAAAAagtatcaatttaaaataaaaaagcaattaagtGTAGCAAATAACAATTATGAAAGTCTTTTTATTGAAgtaattaatgcaaaaaacaaaaatagtataattggATGCGTGTACCGACCACCTAGTGGTAAAATTAGATCATTTCAAGACTTTAtcgaaaaaagtattttaaaaacaaacaacgagaaaaaaaaattatttatcctTGGGGATATAAACTTGAATGCACTAACATACCAGAAATttccaaaaacaaaatctttttttgacatGTTATATAAGTACAATGTTTTGTCAGTAATTAATAAACCGACTCGGGTTAATAGAACTTCTGCAA containing:
- the LOC136080247 gene encoding uncharacterized protein LOC136080247, translated to MTVTLVEIKKMIKNMLDEFEKKTEAMLKRQEVNFVNIINANLKITNESLDKVEKLYNDNTSILKLLSKDVEELKISLNFHEETFEKKIKTAITVVDKKKETNDKIKGKSEFVYVKNNLREIEDRARRNNLRIDGIEEAENKTWEVSEAKVLNLFEEQLGLVNIKIERAHRTGNTVTKNPRTIVLKLLDFKDKIAILKKSSSLKGKNLYINEDFCAETNLIRKDLREKMKVERESGKFAYISYDKLIVRDWKEKESILCP